Proteins encoded together in one Bradyrhizobium sp. PSBB068 window:
- a CDS encoding AMP-binding protein, with amino-acid sequence MRFIDYLDKGASLGADAPCLTMDGRDLSYGDVQRLSYRIARGLERSGIAPGEKVAILSGNDPLAFACVFGISRAAAVWCPINPRNEAAENKFILDQFDCSLLLFHSSFAPMVEAVRQDLPKLRALVCLDQELPFAPSFDRWLSGLADDHHQRDTIDDLAMIPGTGGTTGKPKGVMLSGRNIEAMTALTLMGYPFKGRPVYLALAPLTHAAGVLCFPIMTLGGRVVIMHHPDIGEFLALIARYRVTHTFLPPTVIYMLLDHPELDAADRSSLQCFWYGAAPISATRLAEALQRIGPMAQLFGQTEAPMMISMMPPADHYHADGTIAMERLSSAGRIGPLVQAGIMDGDGKLLPAGSRGEIVVRGSLVMDGYYKNPEATREASVHGWHHTGDIGYIDGDGYLYIVDRAKDMIITGGFNVYSIEVENALRAHEAVQDCAVIGMPDDKWGERIVAVVQPRAGHTVDATALAAFVKQQIGSIKTPKQIEVWDDLPRSKVGKVLKPDIRARLTR; translated from the coding sequence ATGCGCTTCATCGATTATCTCGACAAGGGTGCCTCGCTCGGCGCCGATGCGCCGTGCCTCACCATGGATGGCCGCGACCTCAGCTATGGCGATGTACAGCGGCTGAGCTACCGGATCGCGCGCGGGCTCGAGCGCTCCGGCATCGCGCCGGGCGAGAAGGTCGCGATCCTCTCAGGCAACGATCCGCTGGCGTTCGCCTGCGTGTTCGGCATCTCCCGCGCGGCCGCGGTGTGGTGCCCGATCAATCCGCGCAACGAAGCGGCCGAGAACAAGTTCATCCTCGATCAGTTCGATTGCAGCCTGCTGCTGTTTCATTCGAGCTTTGCGCCGATGGTCGAGGCCGTGCGGCAGGACCTGCCCAAGCTGCGCGCGCTGGTCTGCCTCGATCAGGAACTGCCGTTCGCGCCGTCATTCGACCGCTGGCTGTCCGGGCTTGCCGACGATCACCATCAGCGCGACACGATCGACGATCTCGCGATGATCCCGGGCACCGGCGGCACCACCGGCAAGCCCAAGGGCGTGATGCTCTCGGGACGCAACATTGAGGCGATGACCGCGCTGACCCTGATGGGTTACCCGTTCAAGGGCCGTCCGGTCTATCTCGCGCTGGCGCCGCTGACGCACGCCGCCGGCGTGCTGTGCTTTCCGATCATGACGCTCGGCGGCCGCGTCGTGATCATGCATCACCCTGATATAGGCGAGTTCCTGGCGCTGATCGCGCGCTATCGCGTCACCCACACCTTCCTGCCGCCGACCGTGATCTACATGCTGCTCGATCATCCCGAGCTCGACGCGGCGGATCGCTCCTCGCTGCAATGTTTCTGGTATGGCGCGGCGCCGATCTCGGCGACGCGGCTTGCCGAGGCGTTGCAGCGGATCGGGCCGATGGCGCAGCTGTTCGGGCAGACCGAGGCGCCGATGATGATCTCGATGATGCCGCCTGCCGATCACTATCATGCAGACGGCACGATCGCGATGGAGCGGCTGTCGTCGGCGGGACGGATCGGTCCGCTGGTGCAGGCCGGCATCATGGACGGCGACGGCAAGCTGTTGCCGGCGGGATCGCGCGGCGAGATCGTGGTGCGCGGCTCGCTTGTCATGGACGGCTACTACAAGAACCCGGAGGCCACGCGCGAAGCATCAGTGCATGGCTGGCATCACACCGGAGACATCGGCTACATCGACGGCGACGGCTATCTCTACATCGTCGACCGCGCCAAGGACATGATCATCACCGGCGGCTTCAACGTCTATTCGATCGAGGTCGAGAACGCGTTGCGGGCCCATGAGGCGGTGCAGGATTGTGCGGTGATCGGGATGCCCGACGACAAATGGGGCGAGCGCATCGTTGCTGTGGTGCAGCCGCGCGCCGGCCACACCGTCGATGCGACCGCGCTGGCGGCGTTCGTCAAGCAGCAGATCGGCAGCATCAAGACACCGAAGCAGATCGAGGTCTGGGACGATCTGCCGCGCTCCAAGGTCGGCAAAGTGCTGAAGCCAGACATCCGCGCGCGGCTAACTCGCTAG
- a CDS encoding saccharopine dehydrogenase NADP-binding domain-containing protein: MSEKKPVIVYGASGYTGRLVCEYLREYNIPFIAAGRSADKLNAAMKSNVAGIETADYEVVTVPHTAAALTELFKGASVVLNTVGPFAKFGIEVVQACLAAKCHYTDTTGEQDWLITLEQEFGTKFGNAGLLLAPGIAQMYTTGEIAAQLCLETPGLDTLDIAVFWGGSPTIASTQTILVNAAMAKAYYLEQNKYVEHQPDAGLTNLVIPGQHELALALPWGGTSHPVWFKRDPRVANVKVLGGVFNRALMLGVPQIVAAALEATKDMKPDERYAALAQTAAGVMNTMPPRENPRVNKSLDSVYASGPLGRAHCVINGNSNYKQTGLLQAYAAAHLVQQPPKRVGFASGCQAFGHHELLGQLRSFGLVGKPVLTVHD; the protein is encoded by the coding sequence ATGAGCGAGAAGAAGCCCGTCATCGTCTATGGCGCGTCCGGCTACACCGGCCGGCTGGTTTGCGAATATCTGCGCGAGTACAACATTCCCTTCATCGCCGCCGGCCGCAGCGCCGACAAGCTCAACGCCGCGATGAAGTCGAACGTCGCCGGCATCGAGACCGCCGACTATGAGGTGGTGACGGTGCCGCACACCGCCGCTGCGCTGACCGAGCTGTTCAAGGGTGCCTCGGTGGTGCTCAACACCGTAGGCCCATTCGCCAAGTTCGGCATCGAGGTGGTGCAGGCCTGCCTTGCGGCGAAGTGCCACTACACCGACACGACCGGCGAGCAGGACTGGCTGATCACGCTCGAGCAGGAGTTCGGCACCAAGTTCGGCAATGCCGGCCTGCTGCTGGCGCCGGGCATTGCGCAGATGTACACCACCGGCGAGATCGCCGCGCAGCTGTGCCTGGAGACGCCCGGCCTCGACACGCTCGATATCGCCGTGTTCTGGGGCGGCAGCCCGACCATCGCCTCGACGCAAACCATCCTGGTCAACGCCGCGATGGCCAAGGCCTACTACCTCGAGCAGAACAAGTATGTCGAGCATCAGCCCGATGCCGGCCTCACCAACCTCGTCATCCCCGGCCAGCACGAACTGGCGCTGGCGCTGCCCTGGGGAGGCACCTCGCATCCGGTCTGGTTCAAGCGTGATCCGCGCGTCGCCAACGTCAAGGTGCTGGGTGGCGTGTTCAATCGTGCGCTCATGCTGGGCGTGCCGCAGATCGTTGCTGCCGCGCTGGAGGCGACCAAGGACATGAAGCCCGACGAGCGCTACGCCGCGCTGGCGCAGACTGCGGCCGGCGTGATGAACACCATGCCGCCGCGCGAGAACCCGCGCGTCAACAAGTCGCTGGATTCGGTGTATGCCTCCGGCCCGCTCGGGCGCGCGCACTGCGTCATCAACGGCAACAGCAATTACAAGCAGACCGGCCTGCTGCAGGCCTATGCCGCCGCGCATCTGGTGCAGCAACCGCCCAAGCGCGTCGGCTTCGCCTCCGGCTGCCAGGCGTTCGGCCATCACGAGCTGCTCGGGCAATTGCGCAGCTTCGGTCTGGTCGGCAAGCCGGTGCTGACCGTGCACGATTAA
- a CDS encoding SDR family oxidoreductase yields MSGKSLEGRKALVTGGARGIGAAIAQALARSGAAVMIGDILDDTGKASAAEIAKAGVKTGFVKLDVTDDAQWERAAAATVETLGGFDILINNAGIEITSLVADIKAEDARRMCDVNVVGTVLGMKHAFRAMRPGGAAGKGGAVVNIASVAATIAFPSIAVYSGTKSAVDRMTRVGAMEAGKLGYGVRVNCIYPGLIPTDMGLQLANDIVKIGLAPDVNAAVGSVVEQTPLGKLAEVSDIADAAVFLCSNDARFITGIGLPVDGGMGM; encoded by the coding sequence ATGAGTGGGAAGAGCCTTGAAGGCAGGAAAGCCCTGGTCACCGGCGGCGCCCGGGGGATTGGCGCGGCGATTGCGCAGGCACTGGCGCGCTCCGGCGCGGCTGTGATGATCGGCGATATTCTCGACGATACCGGCAAGGCCAGCGCCGCCGAGATCGCCAAGGCCGGCGTGAAGACCGGCTTCGTCAAGCTCGACGTCACCGACGACGCGCAGTGGGAGCGGGCCGCCGCAGCGACGGTCGAAACCCTCGGCGGCTTCGATATCCTGATCAACAATGCCGGCATCGAGATCACCTCGCTGGTCGCCGACATCAAGGCCGAAGACGCGCGCCGCATGTGCGACGTCAACGTCGTCGGCACCGTGCTCGGCATGAAGCACGCCTTCCGCGCGATGCGGCCGGGCGGCGCCGCCGGCAAGGGCGGTGCGGTGGTCAATATCGCGTCCGTCGCGGCGACGATCGCCTTCCCGAGCATCGCCGTCTATTCCGGCACCAAATCCGCGGTCGATCGCATGACCCGCGTCGGTGCGATGGAAGCCGGCAAGCTCGGCTATGGCGTGCGCGTCAACTGCATCTATCCCGGCCTGATCCCGACCGACATGGGCCTGCAGCTCGCCAATGACATCGTGAAGATCGGCCTTGCGCCCGACGTCAACGCCGCCGTCGGTTCGGTGGTGGAGCAGACGCCGCTCGGCAAGCTCGCTGAGGTCTCCGACATCGCCGACGCCGCGGTGTTCCTGTGCTCGAACGATGCCCGCTTCATCACCGGCATCGGCCTGCCGGTCGACGGCGGCATGGGCATGTAG
- a CDS encoding TetR family transcriptional regulator: protein MARHATGAAQRVAVATETLRDEKFNARRVELAEAALETLGELGFARTSLREIAQNSAFTHGVFHYYFSDKLDLICCCVRHYKAKCVTRYDEVVTTARSRDELTEGFLAKLAATLRDEARMHRLWYDLRSQAMFEPAFRKDVLEIDKSLEAMIWRIATRYAELGNKKPASSPAALYALFDGLFQSALLRHLADDEQAVPDLLDEVRRLLPTIC from the coding sequence ATGGCGCGGCATGCGACAGGAGCGGCCCAACGCGTGGCGGTGGCGACCGAGACGCTGCGCGACGAGAAGTTCAACGCACGGCGCGTCGAGCTTGCGGAGGCTGCGCTGGAGACGCTCGGCGAGCTCGGCTTCGCGCGCACCAGCCTGCGCGAGATCGCGCAGAACTCCGCATTCACGCACGGCGTGTTTCACTACTACTTCAGCGACAAGCTCGACCTGATCTGCTGCTGCGTCCGTCACTACAAGGCGAAATGCGTGACGCGCTATGACGAGGTGGTGACGACGGCGCGCAGCCGCGACGAATTGACCGAAGGCTTCCTCGCCAAACTCGCGGCGACGTTGCGGGACGAAGCCCGCATGCACCGGCTCTGGTACGATCTGCGCTCGCAGGCGATGTTCGAGCCGGCGTTTCGCAAGGACGTGCTCGAGATCGACAAGAGCCTGGAAGCGATGATCTGGCGCATCGCCACGCGCTACGCCGAGCTCGGCAACAAGAAGCCGGCATCGTCTCCGGCCGCGCTCTACGCGCTGTTCGACGGCCTGTTCCAGAGCGCGCTGCTCAGGCATCTTGCTGACGACGAGCAGGCCGTCCCGGATCTGCTCGATGAAGTCCGCCGCCTGCTGCCGACGATCTGCTGA
- the ptsN gene encoding PTS IIA-like nitrogen regulatory protein PtsN, with product MPITDLVAPEAILPALKVISKKQALQELAARASALTGQNERAIFEVLLQREKLGTTAVGYGVAIPHGKLPKLEKLFGFFARLERPIDFEAMDGQPVDLIFLLLAPEGAGADHLKALARIARLLRDQDVAKKLRASRDAQAIYSVLALPPASAA from the coding sequence ATGCCGATTACCGACCTGGTCGCACCCGAGGCGATACTCCCTGCTTTGAAAGTCATCAGCAAGAAGCAGGCGCTGCAGGAACTTGCGGCGCGTGCCTCCGCTTTGACCGGGCAGAACGAGCGCGCGATCTTCGAAGTGCTGCTGCAGCGCGAGAAGCTCGGCACCACGGCGGTCGGCTATGGCGTCGCCATCCCGCACGGCAAGCTGCCGAAGCTGGAGAAGCTGTTCGGCTTCTTCGCCCGTCTCGAGCGGCCGATCGATTTCGAGGCGATGGACGGCCAGCCGGTCGACCTGATCTTCCTGCTGCTGGCGCCCGAAGGCGCCGGCGCCGATCACCTCAAGGCGCTGGCGCGCATCGCCCGCCTGCTGCGTGACCAGGACGTCGCCAAGAAGCTGCGCGCATCGCGCGACGCGCAGGCGATCTACTCAGTGCTCGCGCTGCCGCCGGCCAGCGCGGCCTAA
- the raiA gene encoding ribosome-associated translation inhibitor RaiA, translating to MTLRISGKSISIGEALRARVSERTDEVLRKYFDGNYSGHITLSKDGFGFRTDCALHLDSGITLEAESNAADAYASADAALLMIEKRLRRYKSRLKDRSARKAYAANAALAELNGAGLDAPSYIIEAPENEDEVTEYSPVIIAEATTALKRLSVSEAVMELDLTGASCLVFQHGGSGRLNIIYRRTDGNVGWVDPPAVSP from the coding sequence ATGACCCTTCGAATCTCGGGAAAGAGCATCAGCATCGGCGAGGCGCTTCGCGCGCGCGTCAGCGAGCGCACCGACGAGGTCCTGCGAAAGTATTTTGATGGCAACTATTCCGGTCACATCACGCTGAGCAAGGATGGCTTCGGCTTTCGAACCGACTGCGCGCTGCATCTGGATTCCGGCATCACGCTGGAAGCCGAATCCAACGCCGCCGATGCCTATGCCAGCGCGGATGCCGCGCTGCTGATGATCGAGAAGCGCCTGCGCCGCTACAAGAGCCGGCTCAAGGACCGCTCCGCCCGCAAGGCCTATGCCGCGAACGCCGCGCTCGCCGAATTGAACGGCGCAGGCCTCGACGCGCCGAGCTACATCATCGAGGCGCCCGAGAACGAGGACGAGGTCACCGAATACAGCCCTGTCATCATTGCCGAGGCAACCACCGCGCTGAAGCGGCTGTCGGTCAGCGAGGCGGTGATGGAGCTCGACCTGACCGGCGCCTCCTGCCTGGTGTTCCAGCATGGCGGCAGTGGCCGGTTGAACATCATATACCGCCGTACGGACGGCAATGTCGGCTGGGTCGACCCGCCCGCGGTGAGCCCCTGA
- the rpoN gene encoding RNA polymerase factor sigma-54 — protein MALTQRLEFRQSQSLVMTPQLMQAIKLLQLSNLDLSAFVEEELERNPLLERAADGPEPPVAGEPAMERSDYGDSDGSSSYGDDGDRSDMASGSSGEAAFEPGQEEWLNRDLGTRAEIEQTLDTGLDNVFSEEPAEAAARAAQDAPPSVYTEWGGGASSDDEYNLEAFVAAELTLADHLAEQLAVAFSAPAQRMIGQYLIDLVDDAGYLPADLGQAAERLGASQQAVDEVVAVLQKFDPPGVCARNLSECLAIQLRELDRYDPAMQALVEHLDLLAKRDIAGLRKLCGVDDEDITDMIAEIRRLDPKPGLKFGTSRTQTMVPDVYVRPGPDGGWHVELNSDTLPRVLVNQTYYSELSKTIRKDGDKSYFTDCLQNATWLVRALDQRARTILKVATEIVRQQDGFFTYGVAHLRPLNLKAVADAIQMHESTVSRVTANKYMATNRGSFELKYFFTASIASADGGEAHSAEAVRHHIKQLIDGEAPSAILSDDTIVERLRASGIDIARRTVAKYREAMRIPSSVQRRRDKQSMLGNALSAPASSSDRSRDTAPV, from the coding sequence ATGGCGCTGACGCAAAGACTAGAGTTCCGCCAGTCGCAGTCGCTGGTGATGACGCCGCAGCTGATGCAGGCGATCAAGCTGCTGCAACTGTCGAACCTGGATCTGTCGGCCTTCGTCGAGGAAGAGCTGGAACGCAATCCGCTGCTCGAGCGCGCGGCCGACGGGCCAGAGCCGCCGGTGGCGGGCGAGCCGGCCATGGAGCGGTCCGACTACGGCGATTCCGACGGTTCCTCAAGCTACGGTGACGATGGTGACCGCTCCGACATGGCCTCTGGTTCGAGCGGCGAGGCCGCTTTCGAGCCCGGCCAGGAGGAGTGGCTGAATCGCGACCTCGGCACCCGCGCCGAGATCGAGCAGACGCTAGACACCGGTCTCGACAACGTGTTCTCCGAGGAGCCGGCGGAGGCCGCTGCGCGCGCCGCGCAGGATGCACCGCCGTCTGTCTATACCGAATGGGGCGGCGGCGCCTCCAGCGATGACGAATACAATCTCGAAGCGTTCGTGGCCGCCGAGCTGACGCTCGCCGACCATCTCGCCGAACAGCTCGCGGTGGCGTTCTCGGCGCCGGCGCAGCGCATGATCGGACAGTACCTGATCGACCTGGTCGACGATGCCGGCTATCTGCCGGCCGATCTCGGCCAGGCCGCCGAGCGGCTCGGTGCGTCGCAGCAGGCGGTCGACGAGGTCGTCGCGGTGTTGCAGAAATTCGATCCGCCGGGCGTCTGCGCCCGAAACCTGAGCGAGTGCCTGGCGATCCAGCTGCGCGAGCTCGATCGCTACGACCCGGCGATGCAGGCGCTGGTCGAGCATCTCGATCTGCTGGCCAAGCGCGACATCGCAGGCCTGCGCAAGCTGTGCGGCGTCGACGACGAAGACATCACCGACATGATCGCCGAGATCCGGCGGCTCGATCCGAAGCCTGGACTGAAGTTCGGCACCTCGCGGACCCAGACCATGGTGCCTGACGTCTATGTCCGTCCGGGTCCCGACGGCGGCTGGCATGTCGAGCTCAACAGCGACACTCTGCCGCGCGTACTGGTCAACCAGACCTATTACTCTGAGCTGTCGAAGACGATCCGCAAGGACGGTGACAAGTCGTACTTCACCGACTGCCTGCAGAACGCGACCTGGCTGGTGCGCGCGCTCGATCAGCGCGCCCGCACCATCCTGAAGGTCGCCACCGAGATCGTCCGCCAGCAGGACGGCTTCTTCACCTATGGCGTCGCGCATCTGCGGCCGCTGAATCTGAAGGCGGTCGCGGACGCGATCCAGATGCATGAATCGACGGTGTCGCGCGTCACCGCCAACAAATACATGGCGACCAATCGCGGCAGTTTTGAATTGAAGTATTTTTTCACCGCGTCGATCGCGTCCGCCGACGGCGGCGAGGCGCATTCGGCCGAAGCGGTGCGTCACCACATCAAGCAGTTGATCGACGGCGAAGCGCCGTCGGCGATCCTGTCCGACGACACGATCGTGGAACGTTTGCGCGCTTCGGGCATTGATATCGCCCGCCGCACCGTCGCGAAGTATCGCGAGGCGATGCGGATACCATCCTCGGTGCAGCGCCGCCGTGACAAACAGAGCATGCTCGGTAATGCCCTTTCGGCTCCTGCCTCCTCGTCCGACCGGTCGCGTGATACAGCGCCCGTTTAG
- the lptB gene encoding LPS export ABC transporter ATP-binding protein has protein sequence MVDLFGMFRRRSAKRSTGFARAHDDITALGDQFGEMLTSPVRDAPPMARAASVPAAELPRSQPAAAPAPARARPARNSAPAAPQLIKRPGYLAVHSVEKSFGSRQVVRGVSIYVRRGEAVGLLGPNGAGKTTVFYMITGLIKADRGAIELDGHDVTRLPMYQRARLGIGYLPQEASIFRGLSVEQNIRAVLEVVEPSKKKREHELDSLLDEFNITRLRKSPSIALSGGERRRVEIARALATRPNYMLLDEPFAGIDPIAVGDIQDLVRHLTNRGIGVLITDHNVRETLGLTDRAYIVYAGEILTEGSPEEIVNDPDVRRLYLGEEFRL, from the coding sequence ATGGTGGATTTATTCGGCATGTTCCGGCGGCGCTCTGCGAAACGCAGCACCGGATTTGCGCGTGCGCATGACGACATCACGGCGCTCGGCGACCAGTTCGGCGAGATGCTGACGTCGCCGGTGCGTGACGCGCCGCCGATGGCGCGTGCCGCCTCGGTTCCCGCCGCCGAGCTGCCGCGATCCCAGCCCGCAGCAGCGCCCGCTCCGGCCCGGGCAAGGCCAGCCAGGAACAGCGCCCCGGCGGCGCCGCAGCTGATCAAGCGGCCGGGCTACCTGGCTGTGCACAGCGTGGAAAAGAGTTTTGGCAGTCGCCAGGTCGTGCGCGGCGTAAGCATCTATGTGCGCCGCGGCGAGGCGGTCGGTCTGCTCGGGCCGAACGGCGCCGGCAAGACCACCGTGTTCTACATGATCACCGGCCTGATCAAGGCCGATCGCGGTGCGATCGAGCTCGACGGCCACGACGTCACCAGGCTGCCGATGTATCAGCGTGCGCGTCTCGGCATCGGCTATCTGCCGCAGGAAGCCTCGATCTTCCGCGGCCTGTCGGTCGAGCAGAACATCCGCGCCGTGCTGGAGGTCGTCGAGCCCTCGAAGAAGAAGCGCGAGCACGAGCTGGATTCGCTGCTCGACGAGTTCAACATCACGCGGCTGCGCAAGAGCCCGTCGATCGCGCTGTCCGGCGGCGAGCGGCGTCGCGTCGAGATCGCCCGCGCGCTGGCGACGCGCCCGAATTATATGCTGCTCGACGAGCCTTTCGCCGGCATCGACCCGATCGCGGTCGGCGACATCCAGGACCTCGTCCGCCATCTCACTAACCGCGGCATCGGCGTGCTCATCACCGACCACAATGTCCGCGAGACGCTCGGCCTGACCGACCGCGCCTACATCGTCTATGCCGGTGAGATCTTGACTGAAGGCAGTCCGGAGGAGATCGTTAATGATCCCGATGTACGCCGGCTTTACCTTGGCGAGGAATTCCGGCTCTAG